One part of the Garciella nitratireducens DSM 15102 genome encodes these proteins:
- the rplA gene encoding 50S ribosomal protein L1 yields the protein MKRGKKYLESIKKINREKLYDLSEAVELVQKTATANFDETVEAHIRLGVDSRHADQQVRGAIVLPHGTGKKVKVLVFAKGDKIAEAQDAGADYVGGEEYIEKIQKENWFDFDVVVATPDMMGLVGRLGRILGPKGLMPNPKSGTVTFDVGKAIKDIKAGKVEYRLDKTNIIHVPIGKVSFGTQKLQENLSTLLEAIIKAKPSASKGQYLKSIVISSTMGPGIKINPAKLMITK from the coding sequence ATGAAAAGAGGTAAAAAATATCTAGAAAGCATTAAAAAGATAAATCGTGAAAAGTTATATGATTTATCAGAAGCAGTGGAACTTGTTCAAAAAACTGCTACTGCTAATTTTGATGAAACTGTAGAAGCTCATATTCGTTTGGGAGTTGATTCAAGACATGCAGATCAACAGGTTCGTGGTGCAATTGTACTTCCTCATGGAACTGGTAAAAAAGTAAAAGTATTAGTTTTTGCAAAAGGAGATAAAATTGCGGAAGCACAGGATGCTGGAGCAGATTATGTTGGTGGAGAAGAATATATAGAAAAGATTCAAAAGGAAAACTGGTTTGATTTTGATGTTGTTGTGGCTACACCGGATATGATGGGACTTGTAGGAAGATTAGGTCGTATTTTAGGACCAAAAGGTTTAATGCCTAATCCAAAATCTGGAACTGTAACATTTGATGTAGGGAAAGCTATTAAAGATATTAAAGCAGGAAAAGTAGAGTATAGATTAGATAAAACCAATATTATTCACGTTCCAATTGGAAAAGTATCTTTTGGGACTCAGAAATTACAAGAAAATCTTTCTACTTTATTAGAAGCTATTATTAAAGCAAAACCTTCTGCTTCCAAAGGGCAGTACTTAAAAAGCATAGTGATTTCAAGTACAATGGGGCCCGGAATAAAAATCAATCCTGCTAAATTAATGATCACAAAATAA
- the rplJ gene encoding 50S ribosomal protein L10, which yields MPKLEEKQKIVEEIKEKFQQSQSVILVNYRGLNVGEITELRSKLREKGVDYKVYKNTLMRFAVKEIGLEGLLEYLVGPTAVAFGMEDPVEAAKIINDFVKEHDVLEIKAGMVDGKVIDVKGVKNLAELPPREVLIAKVLGGLNGPISGFANVLQGTIRGLVYALNGIKEQKEAHA from the coding sequence ATGCCAAAATTGGAAGAAAAGCAAAAGATTGTGGAAGAAATTAAAGAAAAATTTCAGCAATCTCAGTCAGTAATATTAGTGAATTATCGTGGCTTGAATGTAGGAGAGATTACGGAGTTGCGTTCAAAGCTTCGAGAAAAGGGTGTTGATTATAAAGTTTATAAAAACACTCTTATGAGATTTGCTGTAAAAGAAATAGGTCTTGAAGGATTGTTGGAATATTTAGTAGGGCCAACAGCAGTTGCTTTTGGAATGGAAGATCCAGTAGAGGCGGCCAAAATCATTAATGATTTTGTAAAAGAACATGATGTTTTAGAAATTAAAGCAGGTATGGTGGATGGTAAAGTGATTGATGTTAAGGGAGTAAAGAACTTAGCAGAATTACCTCCACGAGAAGTTCTTATTGCAAAAGTTCTTGGAGGTCTCAATGGACCTATTTCTGGATTTGCAAATGTATTGCAAGGAACTATACGAGGTTTGGTTTATGCATTAAATGGAATAAAAGAACAAAAAGAAGCACATGCTTAA
- the rplL gene encoding 50S ribosomal protein L7/L12: MASEKVTQLIEEVKNMTVLELSELVSALEEEFGVSAAAPMAVAAAPAAGGAGEAAEEKTEFDVILTAAGDQKIKVIKVVREVTGLGLKEAKDLVDNAPKPIKEGISKEDAESLKAKIEEVGGSVEVK, encoded by the coding sequence ATGGCAAGTGAAAAAGTAACACAATTAATAGAAGAAGTAAAAAATATGACTGTATTAGAATTATCTGAATTAGTATCTGCATTAGAAGAAGAATTTGGAGTAAGTGCAGCAGCTCCTATGGCAGTAGCTGCAGCACCAGCAGCAGGTGGAGCAGGAGAAGCTGCAGAAGAAAAAACAGAATTTGATGTAATATTAACTGCAGCAGGAGATCAAAAAATTAAAGTAATTAAAGTTGTAAGAGAAGTAACAGGCTTAGGATTGAAAGAAGCAAAAGATTTAGTAGACAATGCTCCAAAGCCAATTAAAGAAGGTATTAGTAAAGAAGATGCTGAAAGCTTAAAGGCTAAAATTGAAGAAGTTGGTGGATCTGTAGAAGTTAAGTAA
- the rplK gene encoding 50S ribosomal protein L11: protein MAKKVVGFIKLQIPAGKATPAPPVGPALGQHGVNIMGFCKEFNEKTKDQAGMIIPVVITVYADRSFTFITKTPPAAVLLKKAAGIDKASGIPNREKVAKVTKEQIREIAELKMKDLNAASIEAAMSMIVGTARSMGITIE, encoded by the coding sequence ATGGCAAAAAAAGTTGTTGGATTTATAAAATTGCAAATTCCAGCTGGAAAAGCAACGCCCGCTCCACCAGTGGGTCCTGCTTTAGGACAACATGGTGTAAATATTATGGGCTTTTGTAAAGAGTTTAATGAAAAGACTAAAGATCAAGCAGGTATGATTATTCCTGTTGTCATTACAGTATATGCAGATAGATCTTTTACATTTATTACTAAAACGCCACCTGCTGCAGTACTATTAAAAAAGGCTGCCGGTATTGATAAGGCTTCAGGAATACCAAATAGAGAAAAAGTGGCAAAAGTAACCAAAGAACAAATAAGAGAAATTGCAGAATTAAAAATGAAAGATTTAAATGCAGCTAGCATTGAAGCTGCTATGAGTATGATAGTTGGTACCGCTAGAAGTATGGGTATTACTATAGAGTAA
- the rpoB gene encoding DNA-directed RNA polymerase subunit beta, whose protein sequence is MVHPVQFGRRTRMSYSRINEVLDMPNLIEIQKNSYRWFLDEGLKEVFEDISPIQDYTGNLILEFVDYRLDNEPKYSIEESKERDATYAASLKVKVRLINKETGEVKEQDVFMGDFPLMTDTGTFIINGAERVIVSQLVRSPGAYYSETIDKTGKRLYAGQVIPNRGAWLEYETDSNDIMYIRIDRTRKLPITVFIRAMGYGTDQEIIDLFGEDPKLLSTIEKDVSKTHEEGLLEVYKRLRPGEPPTVDSAQSLLNSMFFDPKRYDLAKVGRHKLNKKLALANRMIDQIAAENIVHPSTGEVIVEKDEKISREKAWEVQNSGINEVKVKYEDKEVKIIGNGFVDLYALDLPYHLEDLNIKELVNYQVLQNILSTYQTEQEIKEAIKNRMDELIPKHIIISDMIASINYNLGLSYQIGETDDIDHLGNRRIRAVGELLQNQFRIGLSRMERVVRERMAIQDIEAITPQALINIRPVVASIKEFFGSSQLSQFMDQNNPLAELTHKRRLSALGPGGLSRERAGFEVRDVHNSHYGRMCPIETPEGPNIGLIGSLSTYARINEYGFIEAPFRKVDKERCVVTDEVVYLTADEEGYYTIAQANEPLDEEGHFLDKKIEVRTGVKREVSVAPPNQIDLMDVSPKQIVSVATAMIPFLENDDANRALMGANMQRQAVPLLKPEAPYIGTGIEYKAAVDSGVCIIAKSDGVVDKVTANEIVVKTETGQKERYNILKFKRSNQGTCINQRPIVKKGQIVKKGDVLADGPATEQGEIALGKNVLIGFMTWEGYNYEDAILISEKLVREDVLTSIHIEEYESEARDTKLGPEEITRDIPNVGEDALKNLDERGIIRIGAEVGPNDILVGKVTPKGETELTAEERLLRAIFGEKAREVRDTSLRVPHGEGGMVVDVKVFTRENGDELPPGVNELVRVYIAQKRKISVGDKMAGRHGNKGVISRILPEEDMPFLPDGTPLEIVLNPLGVPSRMNIGQVLEVHLGLAAKALGWHISTPVFDGANEEDIFDTLEKAGLPRNGKIQLYDGRTGEPFDNEVTVGYMYMLKLHHLVDDKIHARSTGPYSLVTQQPLGGKAQFGGQRFGEMEVWALEAYGAAHTLQEILTVKSDDVVGRVKTYEAIVKGENIPEPGIPESFKVLIKELQSLSLDVKLLAGEEEIEIKEESNEDDDVLDHLDVNIEGNEEVIEEDTNDQEQEENEQEEDFDIDDVLKDISNLDENLDIDLDLDSTLDEDFKDEEF, encoded by the coding sequence ATGGTGCATCCTGTCCAATTTGGAAGAAGAACTAGGATGAGCTATTCAAGAATTAATGAAGTTTTGGATATGCCAAATTTAATTGAGATACAAAAAAACTCTTATCGATGGTTTTTAGATGAGGGCTTAAAAGAAGTTTTTGAGGATATATCACCTATTCAAGATTATACAGGAAATTTAATTTTAGAATTTGTAGACTATAGATTAGATAATGAGCCAAAGTATTCTATAGAAGAAAGCAAAGAAAGAGATGCAACTTATGCAGCTTCCTTAAAAGTTAAAGTTCGTTTGATTAACAAAGAAACCGGAGAAGTCAAAGAACAAGATGTTTTTATGGGAGACTTTCCATTAATGACAGATACAGGAACTTTTATTATTAATGGCGCAGAAAGAGTTATTGTAAGTCAGTTGGTTCGATCTCCAGGAGCATATTATTCAGAAACAATTGATAAAACAGGGAAGCGGTTATATGCAGGTCAAGTAATTCCTAATAGGGGTGCCTGGCTGGAATATGAAACAGATTCTAATGATATTATGTATATTCGAATAGATAGAACTAGGAAACTCCCTATTACAGTATTTATACGTGCTATGGGTTATGGTACAGATCAAGAAATTATTGATTTGTTTGGAGAGGATCCCAAATTATTAAGTACCATTGAAAAAGATGTATCTAAAACTCATGAAGAAGGTTTGTTAGAGGTATATAAAAGATTGAGACCAGGAGAACCTCCTACAGTTGATAGTGCCCAATCACTTTTAAATTCTATGTTTTTTGATCCTAAACGTTATGATTTAGCAAAGGTAGGAAGACATAAATTAAATAAAAAGCTTGCTTTAGCTAATAGAATGATTGATCAAATAGCGGCTGAGAATATTGTTCATCCTAGTACTGGAGAAGTGATTGTAGAAAAAGATGAAAAAATTAGTAGAGAAAAAGCCTGGGAAGTACAAAATTCAGGGATTAATGAAGTAAAAGTAAAGTATGAGGATAAAGAGGTAAAAATAATAGGAAATGGATTTGTAGATTTATATGCATTGGATTTACCTTATCATTTAGAGGATCTAAATATAAAGGAATTGGTAAATTATCAAGTGTTACAAAATATACTATCTACTTACCAAACAGAACAAGAAATAAAGGAAGCCATTAAAAATCGTATGGATGAGCTGATTCCTAAACATATTATTATTTCTGATATGATTGCATCCATAAATTATAATTTAGGATTAAGCTATCAAATAGGAGAAACTGATGATATTGATCATTTAGGGAATAGAAGAATTCGCGCAGTAGGAGAGCTTCTACAAAATCAATTTAGAATTGGCCTTTCTCGAATGGAACGGGTAGTAAGAGAGAGAATGGCTATTCAAGATATTGAAGCAATTACTCCTCAAGCTTTAATTAATATTAGACCGGTTGTAGCTTCTATAAAAGAGTTTTTTGGAAGTTCTCAATTATCTCAATTTATGGATCAAAACAATCCTTTAGCAGAGTTAACTCATAAGAGAAGGTTATCTGCTTTAGGACCAGGAGGACTAAGTAGAGAGAGAGCAGGTTTTGAGGTTCGAGACGTTCACAATTCTCACTATGGAAGAATGTGTCCCATCGAAACTCCAGAGGGTCCTAATATTGGTTTAATTGGCTCTTTAAGTACTTATGCCAGAATCAATGAATATGGTTTTATCGAAGCACCTTTCCGAAAAGTGGATAAAGAAAGATGCGTAGTTACTGATGAAGTAGTTTATTTAACTGCTGATGAGGAAGGATATTACACCATTGCCCAAGCAAATGAACCATTAGATGAAGAAGGACATTTTTTAGATAAAAAAATTGAAGTAAGAACAGGAGTTAAGAGAGAGGTTAGCGTTGCACCGCCGAACCAAATTGATTTAATGGATGTGTCCCCAAAACAAATTGTTTCGGTAGCTACAGCTATGATCCCTTTCTTAGAAAATGATGATGCTAATAGAGCATTAATGGGTGCTAATATGCAGCGCCAAGCGGTACCTTTATTAAAACCAGAAGCTCCTTATATTGGTACGGGAATAGAATATAAAGCAGCGGTAGATTCAGGAGTGTGTATTATAGCAAAATCTGATGGGGTAGTAGATAAAGTAACAGCAAATGAAATTGTTGTAAAAACTGAAACAGGACAAAAAGAAAGATATAATATCTTGAAATTTAAACGTTCTAATCAAGGAACATGCATTAATCAACGTCCCATTGTAAAAAAAGGTCAAATCGTCAAAAAAGGAGACGTATTAGCAGATGGGCCTGCTACAGAACAAGGAGAAATTGCTTTAGGGAAAAATGTTTTAATCGGATTTATGACTTGGGAAGGGTATAATTATGAAGATGCTATTTTAATTAGTGAAAAATTAGTAAGAGAAGATGTGCTAACCTCCATTCATATTGAAGAATATGAGTCAGAAGCTAGAGATACTAAATTGGGGCCAGAAGAAATTACTAGAGATATCCCTAATGTTGGAGAAGATGCATTGAAAAACCTAGATGAAAGAGGAATTATAAGAATAGGTGCAGAAGTTGGACCAAATGATATTTTAGTTGGAAAGGTAACACCAAAAGGAGAGACTGAACTAACTGCTGAGGAAAGGTTATTAAGAGCAATTTTTGGAGAAAAGGCAAGAGAAGTTCGAGATACTTCGCTACGTGTTCCCCATGGAGAGGGCGGTATGGTTGTAGATGTAAAAGTCTTTACTCGAGAAAATGGAGATGAATTGCCTCCAGGAGTAAATGAATTGGTTCGAGTTTATATTGCTCAAAAAAGAAAAATTTCAGTAGGAGATAAAATGGCTGGACGTCATGGAAATAAAGGTGTTATTTCTAGAATCTTACCAGAAGAAGATATGCCATTTTTACCAGATGGAACTCCTCTTGAAATTGTATTAAATCCATTGGGAGTACCTTCTCGTATGAATATTGGGCAAGTATTGGAGGTTCATTTAGGATTGGCTGCAAAAGCATTAGGATGGCATATTTCTACTCCTGTATTTGATGGGGCTAATGAAGAGGATATTTTTGATACTTTAGAAAAAGCAGGACTCCCTAGAAATGGGAAAATACAGCTTTATGATGGAAGAACAGGAGAACCTTTTGACAATGAAGTAACCGTAGGATATATGTATATGTTAAAGCTGCATCATTTAGTAGATGATAAAATTCATGCTCGTTCTACAGGACCATATTCCTTAGTTACTCAACAACCATTAGGTGGTAAAGCACAATTTGGAGGACAGCGTTTTGGAGAGATGGAGGTTTGGGCTTTAGAAGCTTATGGTGCAGCTCATACATTACAAGAAATTCTTACTGTCAAATCAGATGATGTAGTAGGACGCGTAAAAACTTATGAAGCTATTGTAAAGGGAGAGAACATTCCTGAACCGGGAATTCCAGAATCTTTTAAAGTATTGATTAAAGAATTGCAAAGTTTGTCTTTAGATGTAAAACTATTAGCTGGGGAAGAAGAAATAGAGATAAAAGAAGAAAGTAACGAGGATGATGATGTATTAGATCATCTTGATGTAAATATAGAAGGAAATGAAGAGGTTATTGAGGAAGACACGAATGATCAAGAACAAGAAGAGAATGAGCAAGAAGAGGATTTTGATATAGATGATGTTTTGAAAGATATTTCAAATCTAGATGAAAATTTAGATATAGATTTAGATCTAGATAGTACTTTAGATGAGGACTTTAAAGATGAAGAATTTTAA
- the nusG gene encoding transcription termination/antitermination protein NusG, with translation MENENENKAKWYVAHTYSGYENKVKANIEATVENRKMQDIIQEVVVPMQEQVEMKNGKKKLSMKKVFPGYVMIKMIMTDESWYIVRNTRGVTGFVGPGSKPVPLSESELKSMGIQEKKPVLDISTGDSVKVISGPFENFIGVVEDINFDQSKVKVNISMFGRETPVELGFDQIQKM, from the coding sequence ATGGAAAATGAAAATGAAAATAAGGCAAAATGGTATGTAGCCCATACTTATTCTGGATATGAAAATAAAGTAAAAGCAAATATAGAAGCTACAGTAGAAAACAGAAAAATGCAAGATATCATCCAAGAAGTTGTAGTACCAATGCAAGAACAAGTAGAGATGAAAAATGGGAAAAAGAAGCTTTCTATGAAAAAGGTGTTTCCTGGATATGTTATGATTAAGATGATTATGACTGATGAATCATGGTATATCGTGCGCAATACAAGAGGTGTTACTGGATTTGTGGGTCCGGGATCCAAACCTGTGCCATTGTCAGAAAGCGAGTTAAAAAGTATGGGAATTCAAGAAAAAAAGCCTGTTTTAGATATTTCTACGGGAGATAGTGTAAAAGTAATATCTGGTCCGTTTGAAAATTTCATTGGAGTAGTAGAAGATATTAATTTTGATCAAAGTAAAGTTAAGGTAAACATCTCTATGTTTGGAAGAGAAACTCCTGTCGAATTAGGATTTGATCAAATACAAAAAATGTAA